The Streptomyces laurentii region AGGCCCTTCTCGTACTCGTTGGAGAAGAGGTAGGCGGCACCGTCCATCAGGGTGCGGATCTCGGTGCCGTCCATGCGCGCGATCTGCTGCGAGAAGTCGGCGGCGAACGGGATGCCGCGGGTCCGGCACTCCTCCGTGTGGCGCAGCATCGCCTCGGGGTCGTCGGCGCCGATGAGGACCAGGTCGAGGCCGCCCACGCGGTCGGCGACGGCCTTGAGCTCGATCAGCCGGGCCTCGCTCATGGCGCCGGTGTAGAAGGAGCCGATCTGGTTGTGGTCCTGGTCGGTGGTGCACACGAAGCGGGCGGTGTGCAGGACCTCGGAGATGCGGACGGAGCCGGTGTCCACGCCGTGCCGGTCGAGCCAGGCGCGGTACTCGTCGAAGTCGAAGCCGGCCGCGCCCACGAGGACCGGGCCGCCGCCGAGCTGCCCCATGCCGAAGCAGATGTTCGCGGCGACACCGCCCCGCCGGACGTCGAGGTTGTCGACCAGGAACGAGAGCGAGACCGTGTGAAGCTGGTCCGCCACGAGCTGGTCGGCGAACCGGCCCGGGAAGGTCATGAGGTGGTCGGTGGCGATGGAGCCGGTGACTGCGATACGCACGGCTGGGCGCTCCAGTGGGGGACGACGGTGATGACACTTCACGCTACCGGCTGTGGAGGGCGTTGCCGAACAGTGGAAACTACCCCAGAGTAGGTCTTTTCCCCGGCACGTGGACGTGCGTACGGTGCGGCCATGACCCAGTACCCCGCTCCTCGTGAGCCCCGCGAGCCCCGTGAGTCCGACTTCAGCCTCGCCGAGCTGCGCGGCGACGGCGCGCGGATGGCCCCGCACTGGGCGCCCGCCTCGGCGCCCGCGACCGCCCCGGTCTCCCCCGCGCTGATCCACGGCGTGACGGTGCCGGCCGCGTCGGCCCGGCTGATCGCGGCCACGCGGGAGTACGGCGTCTGACCCGGCCGCCGCGAGCGGAACCGTTCGCCCGCCCCGTCCGTCCCAGGGACGTCCTCGGGAAGGGAGAGTCGTGGTGAGCAGGACGGAAATGCGGCCGAACAGGCGCGGTGCGCTGCTCGTCGCCTCGGTGGCGGCGGGGGTGCTCCTCGTGGGCGGCGGGGGCGTGTACTACGCCGCCACGGCCTCCGGCGACGGCGGCGGCAGCAGCAGCAGTGCGAGCGATACGAGCAGCAGCGGTACGGCGGCGCCGGGGGCGCCGCAGGAGGGCGGCGGTCCCGGTATCGCCCCGGGCGAACCCGCCCCGGGCGGTGCCGGCGGCACCGTCTACCGGGCCGAGGGCTCCCTCCCCCAGGGGCCTTCGACGGCCGCCGTCCACCGGCCGGAGGGCCGGGTCTCCTCGGCGGAGGCGACCCGGCTCGCCCGGGCCCTGGGCCTCGGCGGCACGCCCCGGCTGGCGAGCGGGGTGTGGCTGGTCGGCCCGGACAGGGACGGCTCGGGGCCGCGGCTCAGCGTCGCGGAGAAGGCGCCGGGCAGCTGGACCTTCCACCGGTACGAGGGGGTGGCGGGCGGCGACAACTGCCTGAAGGGCAAGGCGTGTCCGCCGGCCGGCGACGCGCTGCCTCCGGCGGGCGGCGCCGCGGTGGGAGAGGCGGCGGCCCGGGCGGCCGTGGCACCGGTACTGAAGGCGGCCGGCCAGGACGCCCCGAAGCCGGCCGAGCGGCAGACCGCGAACGGCCCGGTGCGGACCGTCACGGTCGATCCGGTGGTGGGCGGGCTGCCGACGTACGGCTGGTCGACCACGCTCCAGGTGGGCCCGGACGGCACCCTGCTGAACGGCAGCGGGCGGCTGAAGGAGCCGGCGAAGGCCGAGAGCCTGCCGGTGCTGAGCGCGCAGGGGGCGCTGGACGAGCTGAACGGGATCACCCGGGGCACCTCGGGTTCCGGTACGGGCGGGCTCGCCGCCACGCCCGCGGCCCCCTCTCCCCGGGTGGCCCGGGTGACGGGCGCGATCCTCGGGCTGGCGCCGCGTGACGACGGCGGCGCGGAGACCTTGTCCCCGGCCTGGCTGTTCGAGGTGCGGGACACCCCCGGGGCGACCCCGCACACGCTGGTGCGTCCGGCGGTGGACGACCGGCGCACGGCGGCCGGTTCCGTACCGCCCGCGTCGGCCGCGTCGTCGGCGCCTCCGGCCTCTCCCGCCTCTCCCGCGGCGGACGCCACGCCCGGCCGGCAGTTCTCCGCGTACCGGACCGACTCGACGGGCCGGCGGCTCTCGGTGACCTTCTGGGGCGGGGTGTGCGGTACGTACACGGCCTCGGCGGACGAGGAGACGCCCGGGCGGGTGACCGTGACACTCACGGAGCAGGCACAGGAGCCCGGCCAGGTGTGCGTGTTGTCGGCGGTGGAGACCACGAGGACGGTCACCCTGCACCAGCCGCTGGGCGACCGGACGGTGGTGGACGGGGCGAGCGGCGAGACGGTGCCGCGCGGCTGACCCTCGGCCACCCGCGCGTACACGAAAGGGCGGCACCCCGGAGAACCGGAGTGCCGCCCTTCTCGTACGCGCTGTGCGCTACGCCGCTACGGCTTAGCTGAAGCTGTCGCCGCAGGCGCAGGAACCCGTGGCGTTCGGGTTGTCGATCGTGAAGCCCTGCTTCTCGATGGTGTCGACGAAGTCGATCGAGGCGCCGCCCAGGTACGGGGCGCTCATGCGGTCGGTGACGACCTTGACGCCGTCGAAGTCCTTGACGACGTCGCCGTCGAGCGAACGCTCGTCGAAGAACAGCTGGTAGCGCAGGCCGGAGCAGCCACCGGGCTGAACGGCGACGCGCAGGGCCAGGTCGTCACGGCCTTCCTGGTCGAGGAGGGCCTTGACCTTGGCCGCGGCGGCGTCGGACAGGAGGATGCCGTCGCTGACCGTGGTCTTCTCGTCCGATACGGACATCTGCTTAGCTCCCGGGTTGGTACGGAGACTGCTTGCCGACGGTGCAACCGACGGGGCCGCGGATTCATTCCGGGCCGAGGCGTGTCTTTCCCTTTCATGCTCGCACACCGCGCCCGGAGGCGGTCCGGGCTTACACGGACGGCGGAGCGGAGGACGGAGCGGAGGACGAACGGCGTGCGCGACCGCGCGCACGAGGACCGCCGGACCGAGGGGCGAATACGTCACATCGACACGATGGCCATCGTCAAAGTGACGCGAACCGGATATGATAGATAGCGTCATTTAGACGAAAAGTGTGACAGGCAACCTGTAGAAAGGGTGCGTGACGTGACCACCGCCCAGCCCCTGGACGTCCAGCCGACGCCGCTCGCCCTGCTCCTGCTCGGTCGTGAGGCCGATCCGAAGAGCGAGCGCGGCGTGGAGTGTCCCGGCGACCTGCCCGCGCCCTCCGATCCGGATCTGGTGGAGCGCGCCCGCGCGGCCAAGGAGAAGCTCGGAGACAAGGTCTTCGTTCTCGGCCACCACTACCAGCGCGACGAGGTCATCCAGTTCGCCGATGTCACCGGCGACTCCTTCAAGCTCGCGCGGGACGCCGCGGCCCGCCCGGAGGCCGAGTACATCGTCTTCTGCGGTGTGCACTTCATGGCCGAGTCGGCGGACATCCTGACCGGCGACGACCAGAAGGTCGTGCTGCCGGACCTGGCGGCCGGCTGCTCGATGGCCGACATGGCCACCGCCGAGCAGGTCGCCGAGTGCTGGGACGTGCTGACCGAGGCGGGTGTCGCCGACACGGTCGTGCCCGTCTCGTACATGAACTCCTCCGCCGACATCAAGGCCTTCACCGGCCGGCACGGCGGCACCATCTGTACCTCGTCGAACGCGAAGAAGGCCCTGGACTGGGCCTTCGAGCAGGGCGAGAAGGTGCTGTTCCTGCCGGACCAGCACCTGGGCCGCAACACCGCCGTGCGCGACCTGGGCATGTCCCTGGACGACTGCGTGGTCTACAACCCGCACAAGCCGAACGGCGGGCTGACCGCCGAGGAGCTGCGCGCCGCGAAGATGATCCTGTGGCGCGGCCACTGCTCGGTGCACGGCCGCTTCAGCCTGGACTCGGTGAACGACGTCCGCGAGCGGATACCGGGCGTCAACGTGCTGGTGCACCCCGAGTGCAAGCACGAGGTCGTCGCCGCGGCCGACTACGTGGGCTCGACGGAGTACATCATCAAGGCCCTGGAGGCGGCCCCGGCCGGCTCGAAGTGGGCCATCGGCACCGAGCTGAACCTGGTCCGGCGCCTGGCGAATCGATTCGCCCCCGAGGGCAAGGAGATCGTCTTCCTCGACAAGACGGTCTGCTTCTGCTCGACCATGAACCGCATCGACCTGCCCCACCTGGTGTGGACGCTGGAGTCGCTGGCCGAGGGCAACCTGGTCAACCGGATCCAGGTCGACCAGGAGACCGAGCACTTCGCCAAGCTCGCCCTGGAGCGGATGCTGGCGCTGCCGTAACGGTTCGCCCGATCCGGTCCCACCCGGATACGCCAGGAGCGCCCCGCGTGATCGCGGGGCGCTCCTTCGTTCGCGTACGGGCGGATCCGTACAGGGCTACGGGCCCGCGGATCAGACCGCGGCCGGCTCCTTGGCCTGCGGCGGCACCGGAGTGCCGTCACCGCCGTCGCCGCCCGCCTTCTTCGCCCGCTTGTCGGCCTTCTTCTTCGCGCGGCGCTCCTTGCGGAGCTCCACCATCGCGTAGAGCGTCGGCACGAGCAGCAGCGTGAGCAGCGTCGACGTCACCAGACCGCCGATCACGACCACGGCCAGCGGCTGGGCGATGAAGCCGCCCTCGCCGGTGATGCCGAGCGCCATCGGGATCAGCGCGAAGATCGTCGCGAGGGCCGTCATGAGGATCGGGCGCAGCCGGTGCCGGCCACCCTCGATCACGGCCTCGATGACGCCCATGCCCTGGGCCCGGTACTGGTTGATCAGGTCGATCAGGACGATCGCGTTGGTGACCACGATGCCGATCAGCATCAGCATGCCGATCATCGCCGGGACGCCCATCGCGGTGCCGGTGATCACCAGGAGGCCGATCGCGCCGGTCGCCGCGAACGGGATGGAGACCAGCAGGATCAGCGGCTGGATCAGCGACCGGAACGTCGCGACGAGCAGCATGAAGACGATCGCCACGGCCGCGAGCATCGCGAGGAGCATCTTGACCATCGCGTCGGACTGGTCCTCGGAGACACCGCCGATGGAGACGGTGGCGCCCTCGGGCAGGTCCAGCGCGTCGAGCTTCTTCTGCAGGTCGAGGCTGATCGCGCCGGTGTCGTCCGTGGTCGGCTTGGCGGTCACGGTCGCGGTGCGGGCGCCGTCGATCCGGGCCAGCGAGACCGGGCCGGGCACCAGCTTCACGTCCGCGATGTCGCCCAGCTTCACCGGGCCGAGCGGCAGCGCCTTCAGCTCGGCCAGGGTGGTGGCCGGGTGCGCCGAGGTGATCAGGACGTCCCGCTCGGTGTCGTCGAGAACGGCCTTGGCGGCCGGGGTGCCGTGCACCGCCTGGGCGACGATCATGCCGAGGCTGGTGTTGTCGAAGCCGGCGTCGGCGGCCTTGGCGGTGGCCTTCACCGAGACCCGCGGCACCGAGGTGGACAGGTCGCTGCGTACGTCGGTGACGTTCTTCAGGGTCCCGACCGCCTCCTTGACCTGCTCGGACGCCTTCTTGAGCAGCGCCGGGTCGGAGGCCTTGACGACGACGCTCAGGTCCTGGCTGCCGAAGCCGCCGCCCGCGGAGACGGTGGTCTCGCCGATGCCGTCGAGCGTGGCGAGCTCCTTGTGCAGGTCGTCGGCGATCTTCTCGGACGAGGCGGAGTCCTCCAGGGTCAGCTGGTACGACGCCTGGTTGGAGCCGGTGCCGCCGCCGAAGGCCGCCATGAAGCCGGAGGAACCGACGGTGACCTGGTAGTCCTTGACGCCCTTGGCGCCGGCGAGGACCTTCTCGACCTTCTTCGCGGCCTCGTCGGAGGCGGCGAGGCTGGTGCCCGGCGCGAGCTTCTGCTTGATGGACAGGACGTCCTGCTCGCCCTGGTCGAAGAAGTTGGTCTTCAGCAGACCGCCCATGCCGAAGGTGACGACGAGGACCACCAGGGCGATGCCGAGGCTGGTGAGCCGGCGCCGGGTGGCGAAGCCCAGCACCCGCACGTACGCGCGCTGCAGACGGCTCTTGGCCTCCTTCTCCTCGGCCTCGCGGCGGGCCCGCTCCGGGTCGTCCGAGGTGCCCTTGGGGGCGCGCAGGAACCAGAACGAGAGGACCGGCACGACCGTCAGCGACACCAGCAGCGAGGCGAGCAGCGCGACGGTGACGGTGAGGCTGAACGAGCCGAACAGCTCGCCGATCATGCCGCCGACCAGGCCGATCGGCAGGAAGACGGCGACGGTGGTGAGGGTCGAGGAGGTGACCGCGCCGGCGACCTCCTTGACCGCGGTGATGATCGCGGTCTGCCGCTCCTCGCCGTAGCCGAGGTGCCGCTTGATGTTCTCCAGGACCACGATCGAGTCGTCGACGACGCGGCCGATGGCGATGGTCAGGGCGCCCAGCGTGAGCATGTTGAGCGACAGGTCACGGGTCCACAGCACGATCAGGGCGAGGACGACCGACAGCGGGATGGAGACCGCGGTGACCAGGGTGGAGCGCAGCGAGGCGAGGAAGACCAGGATGACGAGGACGGCCATGACCAGGCCGAGCGCGCCCTCGGTGGTGAGGCCGGAGATCGACTTGGCGACGGCCGGGCCCTGGTCGGAGACGACCGTCAGCTCGGTGCCCTTGCCGAGGTCGCGGCGCAGGTCGGGGAGCTTGTCCTGGACGGCGTCGGAGATGGCGACGGCGCTGCCGTCCTTGTCCATGGTGGCCATGACGGCGAGGCTGGGCCGGCCGTTGGTACGGGTCAGGGAGACCCGGCTCGACTCCTCCTGCTTCACGGTGGCGACGTCGCCGAGGCGGACCGCCTTGCCCTTCTCGGGCTTGATCCGCAGGTCCTCGATCTGCCGCAGCGAGGTGTAGCCGCCGCCGACCTGGACGGTCCGGCTCTTGCCGTCCTCGGCGAAGGCGCCGGCGGGCATGGTGCCGCCGCCGTTGCGCAGCGCCTCGGCGAGCTTCACCGGCGTCAGGCCGGCGCCCGCGAGCTTGCGGTCGTCGGGCGTGACGGAGACCTGGAGGTCCTGGACGCCGTCGACGCTGACCTGGGCGACGCCGTCGATGTCCTCCAGGGCGGGGACGACGGTCTTCTCCAGCTGGTCGGCCAGCGCCTGCTGGTCCTTGTCGGAGGTGACCGCGAGCACGACCGTCGGGATGTCGTCGGTGGAACCGGCGATCACCTGCGGGTCGACCGTGTCCGGCAGCGTGTTCCGGGCCCGGTTGACGGCCTGCTGGACATCGGCGACGAGCTGCTGGGTCCCCACGTTCCCGTAGTCGAAGCCCGCCATGATGACGGCGCTGCCCTCGGAGGCGGTGGAGGTGACGCTGGAAATGCCCTCGACGGCCTTGAGGCTGTTCTCCAGCGGCTCGACGACCTGCTTCTCGACCACGTCCGGCGACGCGCCCTGGTAGGGGGCGATGATCGAGACCATCGGAAGCTCGATGGACGGGAGCAGCTGTTGCTTCAGCTGCGGGATCGCGATCGCTCCGAAGAGCAAGGCGATCAGGGACATCAGCCCTATCAGGGCCCGTTGCGCGAGGCTGAATCTGGACAGCCAGGACATGGGGACTCTCTTCTGGTGGCGTACTCGGCGTGCGGATCACCCGTCCGGGCCGCGGCGGGCCGACGAGTGCGCATCTATACCATCAGCCCTTCATACCGGTGGTTTCCTCGGCCCCCGGTCCCGGATTCGCCCGCCGCGTGTACCGCGTCTGGAGTACGCCCGGTCCGCGCCCTACTCCCTCCTCGGGCGGACGAGGCCCGACTCGTACGCGGTGACGACCAGTTGCGCCCGGTCGCGGGCGCCCAGTTTGCCCATGGTCCGGTTCACGTGCGTCTTCACGGTGAGCGGGCTGACGTCGAGCAGCCCGGCGATCTCGTCGTTGGAGCGGCCGCCCGCCACCAGGACCAGCACCTCCCGCTCGCGCGCGGTCAGCGCCCCGAGGCGTTCGGCGTAGCCGGGGCGCTCGCCGTCCGCCGGGTCGGCGCCGCCGCCCTGGGCGAGGAAACGGGTGATCAGGCCCTTGGTGGCGGCCGGGGAGAGGAGCGCCTCGCCGGCGTGCGCGATCCGGATGGCGTCGAGCAGCTCCTCCGGTTCGGCGCCCTTGCCGAGGAAGCCCGAGGCGCCGGCGCGCAGCGAGCGCACCACGTACTCGTCGACCTCGAAGGTGGTCAGCATGACGATCCGTACGGCACACAGCTCGGGGTCGTCGGTGATCAGACGGGTGGCGGTGAGACCGTCCGTACCCGGCATCCGGATGTCCATCAGCACGACGTCGGGGCGGATGGCGCGGGCCCGTGCCACGGCCTCGGCCCCGTCGGCGGCCTCGGCGACGACCTCCATGTCGGGCTCGGAGTCGACCAGGACGCGGAAGGCGCTGCGCAGCAGGGCCTGGTCGTCGGCGAGCAGCACCCGGATGGGACGCGCGGCCTCCGGTTCCGTGTCCGTCTCGCTTCCTGGCGGGATCTCGTGCCGGGTCTCGGTCATGCGCGTTCGTCCTCCCCCGTACGGCGGTCGCCGGACACGGGAAGTATCGCCTGCACCCGGAAGCCGCCCCCGTAGCGGGGGGCGGCGGTGAGCGCGCCGCCGAGGGCGGTCACCCGCTCCCGCATCCCGACCAGACCGTGCCCGCCGCCGTCCGCGACGGGGTCCACCGGGGCCGCCGAGGCCGCCGAGGCCGCCGAGGCCGCCGGATTCACCGGGTTCGCCGGGTCCGGCTGCGGGGCGGTGCCGTCGTCGAGGACGGTGATCTCGACCGTACGGCCGACCCTGAGCACGCTCACCTCGGCGCGGGCGCCCTGTCCGGCGTGCTTGCGGACGTTGGTCAGCGCCTCCTGGATGATCCGGTACGCGGCGAGGTCGACGGCCGACGGCAGCGGGGCGCCGCCGTCGGTGCGGGTGACGTCGACCGGCAGGCCGGCGTTGCGGAAGGTGGCCAGCAGGTCGTCGAGGACGGCGAGGCCGGACACCGGCTCGGTCGGCGCCTCCGGGTCGCCGGACTGGCGCAGCAGCCCGACCGTGGCGCGCAGCTCGTCGAGGGCCGAGCGGGAGGCGGCGCGGACGTGCGCGAGAGCCTCCTTGGCCTGGTCGGGACGCTTGTCCATGACGTGCGCGGCGACCCCGGCCTGCACGTTGACCAGCGCGATGTGGTGGGCGACCACGTCGTGCAGATCGCGGGCGATGCGCAGCCGCTCCTCGGCGACCCGGCGCCGGGCCTCCTCCTCGCGGGTGCGTTCGGCGCGCTCGGCCCGCTCCCGGATGGCGTCGACGAACGCCCGGCGGCTGCGGACCGCGTCGCCCGCCGCCGCGGCCATGCCGGTCCAGGCGAAGATGCCGAGGTTCTCCTGCGCGTACCAGGGGTTGGTGCCGAAGAACATCGCGCTCCCGGTCAGCGCGGTCATGGTGACCAGGCCGAGACGCCAGGTGGTGGGCCGGTCGGTGCGGGAGGCGACGGTGTACAGCGCGATGACGGCGCCCATGATGACCGGCGCCGGGCGGGTGTCGCCGATCAGGTCGACCAGCGAGACGGCGGTCGTGGCGCCCAGCACCTCGATGGGCCGGTTCCGCCGCAGCACCAGGGTGGCGGCCCCGGCCAGCATGAACACGATCCCGAACGTACTGGGCACCCGGTCACCGAAGGAGGCGCCGCCGTCGGGGCCGCCGTGCGGGTCGGTGAAGGACGCGGCGAGCATGCAGCAGAAGACGAGGACGGCGAGCCCCGTGTCGAAGGCGAGCGGATGCGCCCGCAGCCGCTGCCGGACCCGGGGGAACAAGGCGCCGTCGGTGCTCATCCGGCCACCGTACGGGTTCCGGCGGGAGCCTCGGGACCGTCCGTCGGATCGCGGGCCGGAGCCGTGACCGGGAGGACCGGGCCCGGAACGCACGCGTGCCCCGGCTCCGGGGCGGAGCGGGGCACGCGTGCGTGGAGTGGGGCGCGCGGGATCGCGTACGGGCACGGGCGGCGTCCGCCGGAGCCCCGGGTGACGGGGCGGCCGGGCGGACGGTCCGGGGTCAGCCCGGGATGAGCCCGCCGTCGGAGAGCATGGCGCGGACCTCGTCGAGGCTCGCGTCCGGTGACGGCAGGATCAGCTCGGAGGGCTCCAGGGCATCGTCCGGGAGCGGCTCGCCGAGCCTGCGGACCGCGTCGAGGAGGGCGCCGAGGGTCCGGCGGAAGCCAGGCTCGTCACCTGCCTCGGTCTCGGCCAGAAGCTCGTCGTCGAGCGCGTTGAGCTCGGCGAAATGACTGTCGGCCAGCTTCCACTGGCCCTCCCCCATGATCCGTACGATCACGACGACGTCCTACTTCTCGTAGCGCGGGTGGGACTGGTTCTGCGACGGGTTCTGCTGGTTCTGGCCGGTGGTGCCGGAACCGCCTTCGATGGCCTGCTGCTGCGCCGACGGACCGCCGGCCAGCTCGGCCTTCATCCGCTGGAGCTCCAGCTCCACGTCGTTGCCGCCGGACAGCCGGTCCAGCTCCGCCTGGAGGTCGTCCTTGGCGAGCCCCGACTGGTCGTCGAGCGCGCCGGAGGCGAGCAGCTCGTCGATCGCGCCGGCCCGCGCCTGGAGCTGCGCGGTCTTGTCCTCGGCCCGCTGGATCGCCAGGCCGACATCGCTCATCTCCTCCGAGATGCCGGAGAACGACTCGGCGATCCGGGTCTGCGCCTGGGCCGCCGTGTACGTGGCCTTGATCGTCTCCTTCTTCGTACGGAAGGCGTCGACCTTGGCCTGGAGGCGCTGCGCCGCGAGCGTCAGCTTCTCCTCCTCGCCCTGGAGGGTCTGGTGCTGCACCTCCAGGTCGCTGACCTGCTGCTGCAGGGCGGACCTGCGGGACAGCGCCTCGCGGGCCAGGTCCTCGCGGCCGAGCGCCAGCGCCTTGCGGCCCTGGTCCTCCAGCTTGGCGGACTGGCCCTGGAGCTGGTTCAGCTGCAGCTCCAGGCGCTTACGGGACGTCGCCACGTCGGCGACACCCCGGCGCACCTTCTGCAGCAGCTCCAGCTGCTTCTGATAGGAGTAATCGAGGGTCTCGCGCGGATCCTCGGCCCGGTCGAGGGCCTTGTTTGCCTTCGCGCGGAAGATCATCCCCATACGCTTCATGACACCGCTCATGGGCTTCGCGCGCCCCCTTCTGACGGACTGGGCTCCAGCACTCCAACATGAACCACACTACGGTTCATGTCTCCATTACCGCACTGTTCGGGACCCGATGTGCTCCTCCCCAAGGACGAGTGCGCGCCGTGCGGCCTCCCGCCCAGGGAGTAGTGGATCCCTGTTCTCAAGGGCAGGGACGCCGTCCGTTAGCGGATCGTTCCCGCCCGCGCTGGGTCGTACACCCCGCACCACGTACCCTTGGCGTTGTGTTCCGTAGCCGTTCGAAGGATGAGAAGGCCTCCGCCCAGCAGGTGACGGCGGACCTCTCCAAGAATCCCCGTGACCCCGAGGCCCCCAAGGGCCGCCCGACTCCCAAGCGGAGCGAGGCGCAGACCCAGCGGCGCCGCGCGCAGTCCGCGCCGATGGACCGCAAGGAGGCCGCCAAGCGCCAGCGCGAGGCCCGCCGCGCGGACCTCGTCCGTCAGCGCGAGGCGCTGAACAGCGGCGACGAGCGCTTCCTGCCGGCCCGTGACAAGGGTCCGGTGCGGCGCTTCGCCCGTGACTTCGTCGACTCGCGGTTCGCGGTCGCCGAGTTCTTCCTGCCGGTGGCCGTGGTCATCCTGGTGCTGTCGCTCTTCGGCAACCGCGTCCCGCGGCTCCAGGACATCGCGCTGCTCCTGTGGGGCGTGCTGATCGTGCTGATCGTGCTCGACTCGATCGGCACCTGGATCCGTCTGCGCAAGCAGCTGAACACGCGCTTCCCGAACGAGCCGAAGCGCGGCGCGATCCCGTACGCGCTGATGCGTTCGCTCCAGATGCGCCGACTGCGACTGCCGAAGCCGCAGGTCAAGCGCGGAGAGCGACCCTGAGCGCGGAGCTCACGGGGCCGGGTGAGGTGCTGCCCGTCGTCGGTCACGGACCTGCCGTGCCCGGCGGGCTGCGCGTCACCGTCCGCCAGGAGCTGGTGGCGCGGCAGCTCGACGAGCAGATAGCCGCCCGCTATCCCGTGGGGCAGCGGCTGCGGATCCTCGACGCGGGCATGGGCCAGGGCTCCCGGGCCCTGCGGCTCGCCCGGGCCGGGCACACCGTGACCGGCCTGGAGCCCGATCCCGCGCTGCTGCAGGCCGCCCGCGAGTCGCTGGCGACCGAACCGGCCGGCATCCGCGAGCGGGTCCGGCTGATCCACGGCGACGGCCGCGAGACCGGGGTCCACTTCCTGCCCGGCAGTTTCGACGTCGTGCTGTGCCACGGCGTGCTGATGTACGACGACGAGCCCGACGCCCTGCTCGCCGGCCTGGCCCGGATGCTGGCCCCCGGCGGGCTGCTCTCCCTGGTGGTGCGGAACGCGGAGGCGCTGGCCATGGGGCCGGGCCTCGCCGGGGAGTGGGCCGGGGCGCTCGCCGCCTTCGACTCGGACGAGTACACCGACCACGCCGGGGTCAAGGGACGGGCCGACCGGCTCGACACCCTCACCGCGACCCTGGCCGGGATCGCGGCCCCGCTGCACGCCTGGTACGGGGTACGGGTCTTCACCGACGGCCTCCCGGGCGATCTGGGCCTGCCGGCGGCGGACGAGCTGGAGCGGCTGCTCGCCGCCGAGGACCGGGCCGGCCGGATCGACCCGTACCGCCGGGTCGCGGGACTGCTGCACCTCTGCGGCGTCCGGGGCTGACCCGCCCCTTCCCCGCACCGTCCTCGCTTCGGCGGTGAGTGGCGCCCCGCCGGAACACGCACCCGATCGGGCGACTCCGCCGAGGCACGGCGGCACGGCGGCGACCAGACTCGGGGCATGAGACGTCTCCCGCGCTCCCTCGTCGCCGTGGCCGGTGCCGTCGCTCTGACCGGTGGCTGTACGGGCGGCCTCGTCCCCCGCGCCGCGCACTCCTCCCCGGCCGTCCCGCCCCGGGCGTCCTCGCCGCTGGCCGCCTCGCCGCTCGTCTCGAACCAGCTCCAGGACGACTACCAGCGGGTGATCCGGAACGTCCTGCCGTCCGTCGTCCAGATCGAGGCCTCGCAGAGCCTGGGCTCCGGGGTCGTCTACGACGTGCAGGGGCATGTCGTCACGAACGCGCACGTCATCGGCCAGGACAAGACGTTCAAGGTGTCGGCGGCGACGGGCGGCGAGACGGTGACGGCGCGGCTGGTCTCGTCGTATCCGGAGCAGGATCTCGCGGTGATCAGGCTGGACACCGTGCCGCCGGGGGTGCGGGCGGCGACGTTCGGCGACTCGTCGAAGGTCGACATGGGCC contains the following coding sequences:
- a CDS encoding methyltransferase (Methyltransferase domain; pfam13847;~S-adenosylmethionine binding site [chemical binding];~S-adenosylmethionine-dependent methyltransferases (SAM or AdoMet-MTase), class I; AdoMet-MTases are enzymes that use S-adenosyl-L-methionine (SAM or AdoMet) as a substrate for methyltransfer, creating the product S-adenosyl-L-homocysteine (AdoHcy); cd02440;~identified by MetaGeneAnnotator; putative;~methyltransferase [Streptomyces cattleya NRRL 8057 = DSM46488]) — its product is MLPVVGHGPAVPGGLRVTVRQELVARQLDEQIAARYPVGQRLRILDAGMGQGSRALRLARAGHTVTGLEPDPALLQAARESLATEPAGIRERVRLIHGDGRETGVHFLPGSFDVVLCHGVLMYDDEPDALLAGLARMLAPGGLLSLVVRNAEALAMGPGLAGEWAGALAAFDSDEYTDHAGVKGRADRLDTLTATLAGIAAPLHAWYGVRVFTDGLPGDLGLPAADELERLLAAEDRAGRIDPYRRVAGLLHLCGVRG
- a CDS encoding phage shock protein A, pspA (PFAM: PspA/IM30 family protein; KEGG: sgr:SGR_5341 phage shock protein A;~Phage shock protein A (IM30), suppresses sigma54-dependent transcription [Transcription / Signal transduction mechanisms]; COG1842;~identified by MetaGeneAnnotator; putative;~phage shock protein A, PspA [Catenulispora acidiphila DSM44928]), encoding MSGVMKRMGMIFRAKANKALDRAEDPRETLDYSYQKQLELLQKVRRGVADVATSRKRLELQLNQLQGQSAKLEDQGRKALALGREDLAREALSRRSALQQQVSDLEVQHQTLQGEEEKLTLAAQRLQAKVDAFRTKKETIKATYTAAQAQTRIAESFSGISEEMSDVGLAIQRAEDKTAQLQARAGAIDELLASGALDDQSGLAKDDLQAELDRLSGGNDVELELQRMKAELAGGPSAQQQAIEGGSGTTGQNQQNPSQNQSHPRYEK
- a CDS encoding possible alpha-ribazole-5-phosphate phosphatase (Protein of unknown function (DUF3043); pfam11241;~identified by MetaGeneAnnotator; putative;~possible alpha-ribazole-5-phosphate phosphatase [Streptomyces venezuelae ATCC10712]), with the translated sequence MFRSRSKDEKASAQQVTADLSKNPRDPEAPKGRPTPKRSEAQTQRRRAQSAPMDRKEAAKRQREARRADLVRQREALNSGDERFLPARDKGPVRRFARDFVDSRFAVAEFFLPVAVVILVLSLFGNRVPRLQDIALLLWGVLIVLIVLDSIGTWIRLRKQLNTRFPNEPKRGAIPYALMRSLQMRRLRLPKPQVKRGERP